A genomic stretch from Solanum stenotomum isolate F172 chromosome 8, ASM1918654v1, whole genome shotgun sequence includes:
- the LOC125873655 gene encoding uncharacterized protein LOC125873655, with protein MASNEPTIASTVVAANSTKSAWDAPHTTYVNLSQTQVFSLRDEHARVIKDSFSFTEYIHTIQSLSDKLAIVGSPISNPKLNVKILSGLGPEFQEISVAIRAHDTDSSYEKFFEKLLDHDLFIRHEDVEKLSSPITAVAAKSNTNNHNTCRQSNNSQQWRHNSHTNTPPQ; from the coding sequence ATGGCTTCTAACGAACCCACTATTGCCTCCACTGTTGTTGCCgccaactcaactaaatcagcttGGGATGCTCCGCATACCACTTACGTAAACTTATCCCAAACCCAAGTCTTTAGTTTACGTGATGAACATGCCCGTGTCATTAAGGACTCTTTCTCCTTCACAGAATATATTCACACTATTCAGTCTCTTTCTGATAAGTTAGCCATTGTTGGTTCTCCTATATCCAACCCTAAACTCAATGTCAAAATACTCAGTGGTCTAGGCCCTGAGTTTCAAGAAATCTCTGTTGCAATACGTGCACATGATACAGATTCCTCCTATGAGAAATTCTTTGAAAAACTGCTAGACCATGACCTCTTTATTCGTCACGAGGATGTTGAGAAACTGTCAAGCCCCATAACTGCCGTTGCCGCAAAATCCAATACTAATAATCACAACACTTGCAGACAGAGCAACAATTCTCAACAATGGCGTCATAATTCACATACAAACACTCCACCACAGTGA